In Zingiber officinale cultivar Zhangliang chromosome 8B, Zo_v1.1, whole genome shotgun sequence, a single genomic region encodes these proteins:
- the LOC122017563 gene encoding protein LURP-one-related 15-like: protein MHTASEKMFATTSSSMENLAPVVAVGEQFCVPHVVDLTITGKAFRDHLTVTDTSGDVVFTVETVVSLFSHKLLLLDAAGHTLLTIKAKGITWKVYRGESKDEKDLLFKVKSKIHLININMELDVTMPINNNFNDGCDYKMKAKGLSSSPGNIYIGESNSIIAQSIRANKLFGCKIQARVNPNVDYAFIVALIVISEDYYSGS from the exons ATGCACACCGCTTCTGAGAAAATGTTCGCGACGACGTCCTCATCGATGGAAAATCTTGCACCGGTGGTGGCGGTCGGGGAGCAGTTCTGTGTTCCTCACGTCGTCGACCTCACCATCACCGGCAAGGCCTTCAGAGATCACTTAACCGTGACTGACACGAGTGGCGATGTGGTGTTCACGGTTGAGACCGTCGTCTCGTTATTCAGCCACAAACTCCTCCTCTTGGACGCCGCGGGCCATACCTTGCTCACCATCAAAGCGAAG GGGATTACTTGGAAGGTTTATCGAGGAGAGAGCAAGGATGAAAAAGATTTGTTGTTTAAAGTAAAGAGCAAGATTCATCTGATTAATATTAATATGGAGTTGGATGTGACGATGCCAATCAACAACAACTTCAATGATGGTTGTGATTATAAGATGAAGGCTAAGGGTCTATCTAGCTCGCCAGGCAACATTTATATTGGCGAATCCAACAGCATCATAGCACAA AGCATTCGGGCGAACAAATTGTTTGGATGCAAAATCCAGGCGAGAGTGAATCCGAATGTGGATTATGCCTTCATTGTAGCGCTTATTGTAATTAGTGAAGATTACTATTCAGGTTCATAG
- the LOC122016644 gene encoding squamosa promoter-binding-like protein 16, translating into MEWEYKIPSWDLAELEQNAESNPGGIVEPLCSHGGQANGVNCSVDLKLGGSDNPESPEKWKDQRKMMMVSVSSSSPLKRARAPSTAGQNVSCSVDGCKFDLSHCREYHRRHKVCEAHSKTPIVMVGGVEQRFCQQCSRFHLLAEFDEVKRSCRKRLDGHNRRRRKPQPDSISSTSLFPVPQGGRFSTYAPMSQTHSSNPNWSAAVKNEENAVHFNNSQQHIAGSFSPNYAPGKQFAFLQEGKVCLDRTATEPSMRQPFLKIFCSAESSSSSSNIKMFSGGLTQALDSDCALSLLSSPTQTSSIHVGHMLPANRVPMCQPLVSSFPYSGNDRFAGSQALRGVPPTASSCSGVKDEQTGGVVVSDADGLPFQGMFHIGGEESPDGVLESLPFSWQ; encoded by the exons ATGGAATGGGAGTACAAGATTCCATCATGGGATTTGGCAGAACTAGAGCAAAATGCTGAGTCCAACCCTGGTGGAATTGTCGAGCCACTTTGCAGTCATGGAGGTCAGGCCAATGGCGTAAACTGTTCCGTCGATCTGAAGCTCGGAGGATCAGACAACCCTGAATCACCGGAGAAGTGGAAAGACCAACGCAAAATGATGATGGTGTCTGTCTCGTCATCCAGTCCGCTGAAGAGGGCCCGTGCGCCGAGCACCGCTGGGCAGAATGTGTCGTGCTCGGTCGACGGCTGCAAATTCGACCTCAGCCATTGCAGAGAGTACCACAGGCGCCACAAGGTCTGCGAGGCCCACTCGAAGACCCCGATCGTCATGGTGGGTGGCGTCGAGCAGCGGTTTTGTCAGCAGTGCAGCAG GTTTCACTTGCTGGCGGAGTTTGATGAGGTAAAGAGAAGCTGCAGGAAACGTCTCGATGGAcacaacagaagaagaagaaagcctcAACCGGACTCAATCAGTTCGACCAGCCTCTTCCCAGTTCCACAAG GCGGCAGGTTCTCAACGTACGCTCCCATGTCCCAAACTCATTCATCGAACCCCAACTGGTCTGCAGCTGTTAAAAATGAAGAAAATGCAGTGCATTTTAACAACAGTCAGCAACATATTGCTGGATCCTTTTCTCCTAACTACGCCCCGGGAAAGCAGTTTGCTTTCCTACAAGAAGGCAAAGTTTGCCTTGACAGGACAGCAACAGAACCATCTATGCGTCAGCCATTTCTCAAGATTTTTTGTTCAGCAgaaagcagcagcagcagcagcaacatcAAGATGTTCTCCGGAGGGTTAACGCAAGCTCTCGACTCCGATTGTGCTCTCTCTCTTCTGTCATCGCCAACTCAAACTTCAAGCATACATGTTGGGCACATGCTACCTGCCAACAGGGTTCCTATGTGCCAGCCTCTCGTTTCGAGTTTCCCATATAGCGGCAATGATCGATTCGCTGGTTCTCAGGCATTGAGAGGTGTTCCTCCGACGGCATCCTCTTGCTCGGGAGTCAAAGATGAGCAAACTGGTGGAGTGGTAGTTTCTGATGCTGATGGTCTTCCGTTCCAGGGCATGTTTCACATAGGAGGAGAGGAATCACCTGATGGCGTCTTGGAATCACTTCCCTTTTCTTGGCAGTAA